The DNA region TTCCGGATCGCTGGATCGGAGGAGCCCCTGCACTGAACAACATCTGATCCTGCACCGGGCGGGGCGTCTGTCCGCGGGAATCGGTTGGAGTGGGCTTGTCGCCGGGGATGCCGCGCTTGTCCCGTTGCCGACGAAGATTAATGTCCAAGCAAGCAGGCCGTCCCCGTTGGGGTTTGCTTGTAACCCCGGCGGGGGCTGACCGATCCGGCAAAACGCCATGGCGCCCTGAGGTCATGACAGGGGAAAAGCCGAAAAGGGGACTTCCCGTTCCGTCTCCCTGAAGTGACGAGCAGGCTTCCGCCCGGACGGAGCAGCTAGCGAAGAACACATGGCCGAGGCCGGGAGAAAAGGATGGGGGAAGAGGCTGCGAGGCTAAGCAACAGGTGCGCGCTTGTGTTCTCGCAACAAGTGGACCGGCCTGGCTTTTGCGCACGGATGGGAGATGGTCCCGGGCGGCCCGCGCAACTGCACGATCCTGTGCGTTATGGCGGACGCATCTGCTTGTTTTCTTGCCCGGGTTTAGTGGATTGGTGCTCAAGTTAGACAGAAGAAGCTGGCTTTTCTCGCCGGGGGCCGGGGCTGCTTGGGGCCGCCCGGTCGGCGTCGCTTTGCTGCTTGCTTCAGCTGGGGGCGTGCGTCCGGCGGGCTCGAGGGACCCTGACTGAGGTGGCGAAGTGGAGAGAGGAGAGGATAGAGCCGAGCAGGGCACGCCGATAACTACCGGGGTGAAAAGCCTGGATCAACCAGAAAACCACGGGCCTCTGGCCAACGCCTGAACCAAGAGTGCGATGCTCTACTTGTTCCAGAGAGATAGGAGCACCTACCTTGGTGGTGACTCGATCGCTCGATCGGAATGCTGGTCGAGATGCGCGACCGTACAGAACTGGCGACAGTCGTCCACACGTACTCCATACAGGCATACAGCCACGGTTTTGGGTTGTCTGGGCTTTTGTTGTTCTCGTAGGGAGCGGAACAGGCCGAATCTGGTGGCTTCTCCGGCCTATACACATGGTGGGCCGCACAAACATCCAGCGTATTGGGCCGGCATGTCAGCTGGCATCGGGCCATCTCGCCCCGGCCATGCGCGCTCTCTTTTGGCGGAGGAGGAAGGTCCGTGCGTAGCTGCGTATGCTTTCGGTCAATTTCGTTCCAAATTGACCCTACTCGAACCGAACCGGAAATTTGACCCTACAGCAGCGGAGTGGTATAATAACAGTGGCGGCACATGTTTCCGGGTCGGAGCCGTAGCGGTCGGCCCGCCTGCACTCTGTAAAGCCTCCACCCGGACCCGGTCGCTGGTCCCCCCTGGCCGAACCGGCTCGCGATCGCCGGCGCGAGGCGTGGCGCTCGCAGTCTGACCTGTTCTTGTATCCTTCGCTCGAGTCCGCCCCGCGGCATAGATTAGTCCGCCCGCCAAAAAAGGTACAGAGCCCACAAACCACACACCTCCGCACGACGGCGCTTTGTCATTTTTGCACGCTCGAAATTTAGGCTCGTGCCGTGTAACCCAAAATGGTAGTGGCCAAGCATTTCGCTGCGGATTTCACGATGCACGAGCCGCTCCAGTTATGACGGGCGAGTACAACATTTTTGTCGTGTCGGCATGTACGTTACGTGTTGCCGCATAGCACTAGCATACTAGCAGCACGGTGCGTTTTGCATCAAAAGCGTAGAAACCAGCTGATTTGGTGAAGAAAACAGAGGTCGACTAGGAATCCAATTTTCATGTTTTTTATTGTCCAAATTAATTGATTTGGTTACATTCCTCCTGCGTTGGTACATGTATgttcactttttgcaaaacaaaaaTACAtcaagaagagagagagagaaaaagaaaaccaATCATCGCCGAGTCAACGAAGAGTAAATCCGGTCAAATTTCTACAGCTTGCGCGCGTCGCCCTCAGCCTCCGGCCTCACCGCCTCAGCAGTCAGCACCCGTCCATGTCCCTCCAGCCGAGGTAGACCAGCCCGGCGAGGTAGTGCGCGTAGGCGCCGGCGATGACGAGCACATGGAACAGCTGGTGGCTGTGCCCCGCGAGGTCGAACCGCCCGGGCATCCACCGCTCGGGCACCCTGGTGGCATACACCGCCACGCCGGCCAGGTAGGACGCGCCCATGGCCACCTCGTACCCCGTCGTGAGCACGGCCTCCGGGCGGTCCCCGAACACGAGCATCTTGTGCACGATGGGCACCAGGCCCGACATGCCCATGCACGCGAACAGCCCCGCGCGCGCCCACCGCAGCTCGGGCCGCTCGAAGACCGGGAGCAGGGAgacggccacggcggcggcgccggaggcggTGATGAAGCCGAGGTAGAGCGCCTGGAGGAAGGGGTCGCACAGGAAGGTGTAGTAGACGAGCGGGTAGAAGGAGGTGACGATGAGCCCCGTGATGCCGGCGTAGTCCAGGCGGAGGAGCACGTAGCTGGCGTGCTCCGAGTGGCACGCCAGCAGGTGGCACGCGCTGCTCATCAGCAGGCAGAACATGGCGCCGCACAGGTACGCGTAGAACGGCCACCGAGGGACGCGGTGCCCAGGTGCCgacagcgcggcggcggcctcggttTCGACGGACACGTTGCGCAGCGCCTTAATTGTTGCCGCCACGGCCGCTCCGTCGGCGCTGTAGTAGCTCGTCATCAGCACCATCGCGTTGCCGGTGATGTTGGGCAGGCGGCCCGTGGACGTCGCCAGGTGAGAGTGAGACGCCTCGTACTCCACTGGCACCATCGTGGCGGCGCACACGGTGAACGCGAGGAAGACGAAGAAGCCGATCAGATGCCTGAAGGAAATTGTCAAGAAAACGTCAGTTCAAGCTAGTCAATCGCCGGCAGTTGATTGCGCTCCCATCCCGACGAACAACGAGCTAGATCTTACGTCCAGACGTTGATGGTCTCGTTGTGGATGGAGAAGGCGCTGAGGAGCGCCTCCTTGATCGGCCACTCGCTTCGGTAGTAGTCGACGATGAACTCGTTGTGCTTGAGGAACTCCGGGAGCTTGTCGTAGCTGACCAGCTCGCACCTGCGCCCGCAGCACATGTCCGTGgcgtcctcgccgtcgccgaccTTGCGCCCATTCATCAGGAGAGGAGACCTCACGGTCCTGGGCGACCCGACATCCATGCCGCCGCTACCGCTCTGCTGGACGGTGGTCGTCTTCTCCAGCGTCACCGTGGAAGCCATTGGAGCTAAATGTTGGGACTTGGGAGTTCTCGCGCACCACGCGTATTGTTGTGCCACTTGACGAGGAGGTGTGTTTTGCATGTGGTTGCGCTGGCTTGTTGGGATATAAATAGGCGCGCGGCAGCCGTTTGTGTACTTGTGCGTGCTTGTGTGTGCGAGGTCGTTTGTGTACGGGAATTCTGTGACCGTGAACCGGTCCGATTAGTgggacggcggccggccggcctggacATGAGGAAATTGTATGCGCGGTCTCACGCTCACGCACGGTCCAGTTTTTGGCGCGGGTTTAATCGGACCAGCAGAGCCGGTTGCACGTTCGTCTGTTTCGGTGTACCAGTAGTCAGTGTGGTCGATTCTCCTTGGATTTTCTGTTCCTTTTGTCAGCTGGGCTGACAGTTGCCGCTGCTCAAGCTTGCTCGATTCCCCGCTCGTGCGAAATGAGAATTGTCCGGTCAGACAAGCAGAGTTCACCTTTGGCGGCTCGCCACAAGAAGAAAATCATCAGGGCACAAAACCGAAACAATAGACGGTATGCAAAGCCAGCCAGGCCGGACGCAAATCAGGAAGCAGAGCCTCGTCAGAGAAGCGACGCTGCCAGTGCCAGCCACTGTGTGTTCAAGTCAAGACCTCCCGACGCTTGACATTTGAAAGCAGCAACAATGGCCAGCGGTCCGGCACACCAACTAACGAACTGCGAAGCCCAGTCAATACAGTGGCACATTAAAATGGTTCGCAAGTTGGGTAGCCGATCAATGGATGATTGGAACCATATGGATGCATGTATTTTTGGGATGCCTCTCGTGACCTGGTCAAGGAAGCAGCATCACTCCTGGGGCTGGGAGGTGGAGCCCGCCAGCGTGCCTAGGTCTCGGACACGGCTCCTTGCTTCTTGGAGAAAGGCCCTCCCGGCCCTGTGTTTCTCCGTTGCCGGTTGACAGAACGATGCGTCTTATGCTAGGTCGACGCAGATACCGCTTAAGACAAAGGTGGCAACCCCCAAGTGGCAGCACTTGTTGGTGCCGATGATGCAAACTGGTTGGATCTACGCTCACAcggcctattttgcatcgaCGTTTCGCACAGGTAGTGTATCGCAATGGGAAGTGCTTGGTAGGCTGCGGTTTACTAGAACTCTGTCCGTTTCACGCTAGACAAAAAAAGGGCTTGTCGTAGGGAGTGGAGCACTGGCGACCACTCACTCACACGAGTCCCTTCGTGCCGACGATGATCCACgctcgtcggcgtcggcggGCGAAGCGAGCGGGGAGCGGCAGCTATCTGGCAACCTTTTCCTATTTTTTTTGGTTTTGCTCAGGGCGGTGGTGATTACGGATCGGGTGGTGGCTCGTCGCGTTGTCGCTTTCTCGGCGGCCGCCTCGGGAGCAAATCTGGGGGAGGTGGACTGCAGCAAGAGCACCAGGACACCGGCCAATACGCCACGCGTGGCTGTTGGGAATTTTCAGCGTTTCTTCGAGCTGCTCTGTGCGCGTGCGCATTGAGGTGGGACGGGGCAGGGCCGCAGGGGTGTAAACGGCCCACGGACACGAGGCCGGTAGTTTTTTTCTTACATAGCTTCCGGTGTTGGAGATTCGTGCAGAGATTTCGAGCCGTCGGATTTTCTACCCCTATCCCCCACTCCCACCCGCCTGCTCTGCCCGCCGCCTCCCTGCCATTGCTGCTACTGCTGGCCAGCccgcgctgctgctgcttcctcccgcggcggccggcgctccCAGTGGCACCACGGCTGCTGCTCCCGCGCGTGCTGCCGCGGCTGCCTCCGTCGTGCCCTGCCGAAAGTACCGGAGAAGAACCTAGAAAACTGTTGAAATAGATTTTGAAAAATATTGATCTAGATTTAGAAAAATGTTGAACTTAGTATTTTTAAATGTTGAAATAGGTTGCAAAAAATATTAATGCTAGTATTTGTTCGAAAATGTTGATTTGTGTTTCTAAAAAATGTTGAATCTGCTATTTTCAAATGTTGATCCTGTTTTGAAAAATGTTCAACTAATCTTTCGAAATGTTGAATTTGGATCTTTAATTTTGGTTTAATGGGCTTTAAAGCCATATTATTTAACCAGCTTCCATAAGTTATCACAAGTTATATAGGAGCCCTGACTTCGTAGGCTACTCGCAAATACTAGGAGTGGCGCACGCGACTGCGAGCGGACTATACGCCGACTTGACTTTGTCAAGGAGGTGAGTTGGGCCTGACGATCTGAAGTTTCTCCTCGCGGGCCGAGAACAGAGCGGTGGCCTTTTTTTTCCTCCGTTTCCGGGAAGCACACACGGAACGCCCGCTGAGTTGAATTGAATCCCAAATTCAGAGTACGTTCCTGTAGGTTCAAATCCTTGTGAAATTATTATAGTTCGGGTTCCTAAAATTTCGAGCATGGTTCCTATGCCTGCAAGCAGGGCCA from Panicum hallii strain FIL2 chromosome 9, PHallii_v3.1, whole genome shotgun sequence includes:
- the LOC112877186 gene encoding heptahelical transmembrane protein 4-like, giving the protein MASTVTLEKTTTVQQSGSGGMDVGSPRTVRSPLLMNGRKVGDGEDATDMCCGRRCELVSYDKLPEFLKHNEFIVDYYRSEWPIKEALLSAFSIHNETINVWTHLIGFFVFLAFTVCAATMVPVEYEASHSHLATSTGRLPNITGNAMVLMTSYYSADGAAVAATIKALRNVSVETEAAAALSAPGHRVPRWPFYAYLCGAMFCLLMSSACHLLACHSEHASYVLLRLDYAGITGLIVTSFYPLVYYTFLCDPFLQALYLGFITASGAAAVAVSLLPVFERPELRWARAGLFACMGMSGLVPIVHKMLVFGDRPEAVLTTGYEVAMGASYLAGVAVYATRVPERWMPGRFDLAGHSHQLFHVLVIAGAYAHYLAGLVYLGWRDMDGC